One genomic window of Arachis hypogaea cultivar Tifrunner chromosome 8, arahy.Tifrunner.gnm2.J5K5, whole genome shotgun sequence includes the following:
- the LOC140174636 gene encoding uncharacterized protein, producing MLNDPLYEACDRCNDYIVSWVTLALSPEIAQSVIWHDVAGDLWRDLKHMYSQGDIFKMDEIDDELSTIKQATNCACDLEIVKNYREDAYVMRFLKGLNEVYSYVKSQVMLMKPMPKIDEAFSLLLQQERQIHQTEPILNARTLKNASSNTPQANRGRGRDRRAGRGRGRGSSKQCSYYGKTGHLVDVCYKKHGMPPHFKQGGTSFINNVVAKENSDTNNNVIGESLP from the exons ATGTTGAATGATCCATTGTATGAAGCATGTGATAGATGCAACGATTACATTGTTTCTTGGGTAACCTTGGCATTAAGTCCAGAAATCGCTCAAAGTGTGATATGGCACGATGTTGCAGGAGATTTATGGCGAGACCTAAAACACATGTATAGTCAAGGGGATATATTCAAGATGGATGAAATTGATGATGAGCTAAGCACAATCAAGCAGG CGACTAATTGTGCATGTGATTTGGAGATTGTCAAAAATTATAGAGAGGATGCCTATGTCATGCGATTCTTGAAAGGATTGAATGAAGTTTATTCTTATGTAAAGTCTCAAGTCATGTTGATGAAGCCAATGCCAAAGATTGACGAAGCTTTCTCCTTGCTACTTCAGCAAGAAAGGCAAATACATCAAACTGAACCTATACTCAATGCCAGAACCCTCAAGAACGCTTCAAGCAACACTCCTCAAGCAAATAGAGGAAGGGGGCGCGACAGAAGAGCTggcagaggaagaggaagaggatctTCAAAACAATGTTCATATTATGGGAAGACTGGCCACTTGGTTGACGTGTGTTACAAGAAACATGGAATGCCACCTCATTTCAAGCAAGGTGGAACAAGCTTCATCAACAATGTAGTTGCTAAAGAGAATTCTGATACAAACAACAATGTTATTGGAGAGAGTTTACCCTAG